The DNA segment ATAtcgtttgcattttttttaaacgaagGATCGTCGATTCTCGTTCGCGTTCTCTGTTATCCCGTGCGACTTGTCGAAAATTGGGATACCGGATCTCCACGGCTTTCCGCGACAAATGTTTTACAGGTTGTCTCGATTTATCGAGGTGGCTTGACGTGACGCGATTCGTGTCTCTCTCGTTAGGTTAGGATTTGTAAGATTAATTCCCTCGCGAATAttcatacaattatattttataatcttcttCTTTATTGCTATCCTTGTAACATAATTATCCATCTATTTCAGATGCCCGATAGACTGTCTCTCGAGTTGTGGCACTCGTGAGGTGAATGGACAGCACTGTGGTTGTTAAAGAAGCAAACACGGGTATTGCGGAAATAAGTTGGATTTAgtcgaaatattaattttatccacGATTTAGTCTACATTATTTTAGCTATCTTGTAATTTGACTTTGAAAATGATAGAGGATTGGAGAGATGGAATCAATGTCACTTATGTCAGTGTGTTGAGCTCAATGCCAAAAGAGTATCATCTTGCCTTGAGACAGTGAGGGAAATGCGAGACTATAGATGTCAGAGACAGGGGAGGAACGTGCTGTTAGACTGTATACGACTGCGGAGATAATGAAAAACGCCAGAGCCAAAGAGACCGAGGAACAGGCGGCATTGCGGAGGATGCAGGAGGCCCAGCGGATGGCGAGGCATCGCGCCAAAAAGAAGCGCTGCCTAGACGAAAATCTCGCGCGAGAGATTTCCAAGATCGCCGAGCTGTCGAAGATGCCTGTGCCCGACTCCACCACGATAGCCCAGATGTCAGAGATGAATATGAACAAGATATCTGCGGAATTGAAGCAGATGATGGAGAGGGGAAAAGTACCTGAGCATATAGTTCAAATGGCTCAACTGGCGGAATTTAGCAAGATGAATTCCGAGTTGAACAAAATGTCGCAGGACATGAAGAGGTACGAGATGGAAAAGATGGCGGAATACGCTAAGACTACGGAATACATGAAGATGCAGGAGATCGCCAAGATGAACGAGATGGTGAAGCTGTCCGAGATGGCCAAGTATAACGACATTAGCAAGATCAACGAGATGGCCAAGATGAACGAGATGCTGAAGATATCATCGCAGATGGCCAAAATCAGCGAGGCGCAGAGGATAACCGAGCTGGCCAAACTGAACGAAATGGTGAAGATGACAGAGATGGCAAAGTACAGTAACGACATTACGAAACTGACCGAAATCGCGCAGATCAACGAGATGGCGAAGGAGCTCGCTAAGATGAACGAGAAAACGAAGATGAACGAGATGATGAAGATGGCCAACATGCAGAACGACATCGTTAAGATGGAGAGATCGGACTACCCGGTGAAAATGACCAACGAGATGGTGAAGTTGAACGAGCTGGCCAAAATGAACGAGATAACGATCACGAAACTGAACGACCCGCCGAAGGTGTCGGAGATCTCGTCGAAGATCTCGGAGATGCCGCCGAAGATGCCGGAGATCTCGTCGCTGCCACCACCGCGTATCCCCGAACCCGTCATCACCGTGCCAAATCCGAGGAATCTGCAGAACGTGCAGACCGTGCAGGTGGCACAGGCCAGCCCGCAATCCAGCATGATCAACTACCAGCCGGTACCTGGCCAGAATAATTACGGCAAGCTGCTGTTGATCATCGAGGAACTCGGCCGGGACATCCGTCTGTCGTACGCGGGCAGCCGCAGCGCCGCCGAGAGGCTGAAGAACGGCATCCAACAGGCCCGGGTCGCCGTGCGGGACTGCCTGCATGAGACGCAGCACAACGCGCAACAATGATCTGCCGACGCGAGCTAGCCAGCTAGCGATTAGACTACTCATAGCCTTTTATTCGTTTCACCAGATGTTGCTTTGTACGAATTACCGCTTCAATTCGGACTGTGGTATTAACACGACCCGGACATATACATAGCGGACGTACGTGCATTGCTCGAGCGCTCCTTCTTTCTCCAACGGATAAAAGAACATTGACTGTTATCTTTTTCACTTTACGCGAGAACCTCTTTACTTAGTCTTCTCAGCTCGGTCCGTGCACGTATGTCATTCGAACAGTGACTGACAATGGTTTCCTACATTTAAGTTGCAATTTAGTAACATAGAAATGGGAATAAAGGTACCAATTTGTATACACATATTGTACTACTTAGGCTCGTTttcacaatatataataaccaAAAGTTTAGGTTGATTGCAACTTGAAAATTGATACACTCTCGTTCATAAGCTTATCGTTAAAAATTACGTGTATGTACACGcgtaatgtttatttaatcatgAGCCTATAAaagtatgtattaattttttagttataattaGCCTAACGTTTTgattaatcatatattaagTTTTAACTTGAACTTAATAGAATGTCTAAATGAAGTTGGAGCTAGTAAACTAGATAATGTGTGAAGTTATGGAAAGAGAAATTGAATACTCTTAAAATGATGTACCAATTTAATGAGCAATCGGGAAGAAAAATACAGAACATTTACATCATTCGGGGCTTCGATAAGGCTAATAATCATAGTCACAAGTGTCTTACATCTGTTTGCAGATCTGACACATTAAACTCCTCCTCTCCCcccaaaaattatattatgaaagCGGGCCTTAGGGAATATTAGAGAAtcttagtttatattttataaataaaaaaagatggtTACATCATGGTTTCTGTTAAGACTCGCATATGCCGCAAATCATTAGTATACGTTTCAAGTGAAACaaagaggagaaaaaagaaggatGCAAGCTTTTCAAATTGTACCTAATGGAAAGTATAATCCCGTAAATATATGCCGTAAAAtatcgttaaataaataaaaattttgtatacaatGCGGACACCTTGTTCTTTTTTCCTTGGCCTAGCGCTTGTGTGGAATATTCAcagataatgtaatttttcctgTGGAAAATTATgaccaaaaattttaatatttatattttttttatactgtaAGACAGTAAATAGAATTTCTAtttcactttttataattctaaatgTTTACCTCGATTGTAAGAAGTTATCACTTGTTATAGGtagaaattttaagtaaaaatatccaataattatcaattgaTTTAATCTATTCATTTCAATACATTCCGATAAATCTATGGTGGAACGTTAAAGTGTGAAGTCTTGACAAGAATTGGTctctttttcattaattagattttgtttagataaagttttatattttacacaaatatgaattataatttacaagaaATGTACAAAGAAAAGCGAATAAATGATAAGATCAGCGGTTTTAAGTTCTGCGGTTAGCGggaatatttgtaaatttaattggccgattttttttaggttaatCAGATGATTAAACCGGCGGCTAGTTCTGTCCCTGTATTGGCtgtgttttcatccatcagcgcctctatgtgcacaaaacgtgcacattgaactatatagtcaaatatctatgaatcccatAGATAATGTgaatgactttttgggtctcttctatgctatgtccacgtttatttggttctgtttcatgctatacccataaatttacaattatatgcattcatattttaaatctgttttatgcaaatgtgcataatcgtgttctataaatgtgcaataccacatatacatgatataatttcaattaattgatttgataaaaattcactcaccgattgctgtcgctgctcctgctgctacGTTCCTTTTTCAGTTTCTGCTGACATCgtcctgctattctcgaaccgcacattaataacatcgcccgatactttattcggcaatcccgatattacggataatatatcacacacgagtaaaacaaACCgtgcgcgagaatttcacttggcgcgaccgttacatttgaaaaaatacgtgaaaagtaCGGCTCGTCTGATTGGCGACGAAAATCTAcatggcacgaaagtggcgtgacCTCACGTAACTTCGAAACGCAGGCCGAGgaaaaccgtttgaatgaaaattacgcgccgagatacaacaaacggaaacaaatttgtttcgagaatttcgtatgctcgcacgactAGTAGCACTTCACATTCTACCGAACATATCCTTTTCACACTTTGCTCGAATGTGCACGCAAACACTTCACTCGAAACCGAAGGCAAACTAGTGCGACGGCACTCTCAACACAACACCGTACCTTcgcacaatgaattctgaacacgcgagacacgcacggagtcgacggagcgtccgaccggcgctggagtggcgtacgtgactgagcgcggagcaacggggcaacatggcggcagcggcgcagGCGCGGCGAGTCAACAAGCAACGGTCGCCTAGCAACgccgagtggcgccgactagcgccgagttCCGCCGAGTCTGCCTGCTAGCGGTCACGTACGCCATGTTACCTCGCGttccagcgccggtcggacgctctgtcgactccgtgcgtgtctcgcgtgttcAGAATTGAATTGTGCGGTGTTGTGTAGATACGGTGTTGTGTTGAGAGTGCCGTCGTGCTAGCAAACGATACGCGAGCCATGTGAGATCGTATGTAGCAAAGGTCGTATTCAAGCAAAGTGCTTACTCAAAGGGGCCGGATATGTTCGATAGAATGtcgcgagtgccaattaagtgaagtgctactagtcgtcgtgtgagcatacgaaattcttgaaacgaatttgtctccgttCGTTGTACatcggcgcgtaattttcattcaaacggttttcctcagcctgcgtttccacgaagttacatgacgtcacgccactttcgtgccatgttgattttcgtTCGTAGCAAAGTTTTCGTGTGCGCGCGAGAgacgctgatggatgaaaacacttGATAATtgaccgctctcaggttcctttCTCTGCCGTTAGTGACGTCAGTCGCCAGGTCGCCACCTACACGGCAAACCACGGCAAACGGCAAGTACAGCAACTCGGATCGATCGGAGGAGCGTCTTTCACGCCGGCACGTGGCTCATGCTGACGAGAGACGCCGCCAGATAGGCGGTATAGTCGCGCGTATTGCGAACATGAGAGATTTGACGGAGAAAAGGGAAGATTAATTaggtatttataatacatatgttaataataatatttttagcctTGTCAGACTTCGACGAAAACTGATATCCGTACAACAACGTGTCGGCGTGACCTCGATAGATTCACGTCCTTTCTATTTCGCATTGTCCTTAAAGGTTAGCGTTTCTTTTTCACGATCGATCCTTCCCGTTGTGCCCTCCGACAATGCACAAGCCTGATTGTCGATTGTTTCTCAAGGTTGTAAAAGATAAACAGGAAACAGACGCAGCCTTTTTGTCGGCCCCGAGATGTCGAAGCAACGCAAAACCATGGGAGTGACTGCAATGACGGAATCCCTGCTGACGGTGCCGCAGCCAAGAGTACTCGCTCAGCATACCGCGCCGGTGCCAGCTCAATTGAAATACACCAAGTTACTGCGTGTCATAGAACAGTTAGGTCGCGATCTTAAGATTTGTTACACCGGCGATAACATTAACAAGACGCTGCCCAAAGTCGAACGCGGCATCGCGAAGGCGTGCGATCTGATCCGGCAGTGCCGTGCCGAAGCTACGAAAAATGCCAGGAGGGCGTGCCAATAACCCTGCGCGTTTCCGTGAACAAATTATACGCGATGTCGCTCGCGTAGATAACTCTCTTGTATAGCGAtgcaaatacatatatactttcaAGGTGTGGTACTTAATGGATCGTGTGTGGACCATTGTACTGTCAATAGTATTTGTTCTCCCTCGAAAATTGATTcgcgttttttaaaatctgcTCAAAGTTTTAGTGCCATGTACAATGTTGAAAGCTAAAGTACATAATAGCTTCAACATAGTTTTCTAAGCTATTCAGCTTGAATATTTTCATACCTTTTATCATTTGTAGAGaaagtaatttgtaatacGTTCAGAGAAAAAAAGGTATCAGGTTTAGATCCAAGATACTAAGGATGAAGACAgttaattattgttacatgTAATCACACAAATCACTTTGTCAGCTAAGTTATTTAATGTTCTTGAAtccaaaatctaaaaaatccaAACGATggtatgtttttatatttaaccagattttttacatttaaggaCATTACATAACTTAACAACAGAGCAGTCAACAcaatcaaataaaacattgtcCTACTACCTCTTGATCTTAGGAATTTTGAATGGAAAGATAATTATTCCATTGTGATAGAAACAAGAGTTAAACAAAAACCAAATTCAAAATGACTGTGTAATGTGTTATTGATAGAAAGAATAAGCTAGgatgataattataatgataacaaattttattgaaatgtaaTGAAACTGAATGTTTTTACCAAATATCTCAATTtagctaaaatattaaataattttttaaataaataaatataaagatagaatgataatattaaataggaAAATCAGATCTCttttttaacgtaaaattaattataattttttatatattaaaatttgttatatattaagtattattttaaaaagcagcACTATACAGATACTTTTAATATCTACTtttcatttgttttttaatgggtttatttttttatgaatacttatacaagaaatttgtgttttcttttctctgatttttcttattgatattattgatatttatttatttatttacttaaaataaataatttaaaagtaaaaataataaaacatttcaagCCTTAATATGTACATGCACAATTCaagtacaaataataaatagtaaaaatatagacACAAACTAATTATACtgttttcaattatataaacaataatacttttatagaatttttatataatctgtcatatgtatatgtagttATACATCGTTgcttaaattattaacttattatataatattgactGTAATAATTCTAGAGATTGAAATTGGTTTGGAATTTAATCAGTCGGAACTGATTTTTTCttctgattaattaaattttagttcaACCTCAACCTCAATCTCAATCTTTAATCTGAGACGGACTAAAGATAAATCtaatatcaaatttgtttGGACCGCGCTAATACTGATTCATATTAAAGctataagttatataatgacgcgcgcgcgtgtgtgtgtgtgtgtgtaaaactatctagataataaaacattgaggattttgtgatttaatgcatttatatatttttattaagtatacattttacatcgatttatataagattttaatgtGCGTC comes from the Monomorium pharaonis isolate MP-MQ-018 chromosome 9, ASM1337386v2, whole genome shotgun sequence genome and includes:
- the LOC105837827 gene encoding protein PELPK1 encodes the protein MSETGEERAVRLYTTAEIMKNARAKETEEQAALRRMQEAQRMARHRAKKKRCLDENLAREISKIAELSKMPVPDSTTIAQMSEMNMNKISAELKQMMERGKVPEHIVQMAQLAEFSKMNSELNKMSQDMKRYEMEKMAEYAKTTEYMKMQEIAKMNEMVKLSEMAKYNDISKINEMAKMNEMLKISSQMAKISEAQRITELAKLNEMVKMTEMAKYSNDITKLTEIAQINEMAKELAKMNEKTKMNEMMKMANMQNDIVKMERSDYPVKMTNEMVKLNELAKMNEITITKLNDPPKVSEISSKISEMPPKMPEISSLPPPRIPEPVITVPNPRNLQNVQTVQVAQASPQSSMINYQPVPGQNNYGKLLLIIEELGRDIRLSYAGSRSAAERLKNGIQQARVAVRDCLHETQHNAQQ